A genomic window from Parasteatoda tepidariorum isolate YZ-2023 chromosome 10, CAS_Ptep_4.0, whole genome shotgun sequence includes:
- the LOC107440734 gene encoding TBC1 domain family member 25 isoform X1 has product MGQDANRCCEDRKSLAGSILSQMETAFNRVQRAFSVDSSIESLGRPPMDEREFRSFLDSEGRVVNHRDLHMAVYRGGLESSLRPEVWPHLLNVYPHGLTTEERNVYMNSKCEQYYNLRFRWQHLMQAGTIPEVLQDITTMVRKDVRRTDRNEKFYSGSDDNDNVKALFNILTTYAVNHPNVSYCQGMSDLLSPILYIMQKESVAYVCFCALMKRTHTNFRLDGRSMKIKFRHLQKMLRFYDQELYLFLKDQEALDLLFCYRWLLLELKREFPYNDMLNMMEIVWASLPPRPPHNELDIYDVKFPTAAICSTIQDKMNCEEYVKLDEDYFALSKNSYSQSFFSNTIDKKVKKWERRVRRESMARSKESDGSSEEEIRIPVHYRKRKYRSYIVGKLNRVNLTDVKNSEFSIKSCKIPARKNSIIPGICQSWTCGEFEENREVTEALCDAREFLRVQWCYSNTINEIQLNNWLNGKNFEITQCAINNKGTDTIINDAKTRQRHGSNDSNYGTISDDLSDTEDISEKGSPPLPRRTPSDGYQSDEECKEIILADDEDDEYDDYEDYSDEDDDNDFLDSMAGKQYLEVQTYFDRKRDMLPPPHELGDGNPYLLFLCLSMIQSHREEILKKNFDFNELGIYFDKLVRKHRLSKVVSKSQKMFRDYLSMGWDVEDKGVRSCEPDKKPVVP; this is encoded by the exons ATGGGACAGGATGCGAACCGGTGTTGCGAGGATAGGAAGAGTCTTGCAGGATCCATTCTTAGTCAG ATGGAAACTGCCTTCAACCGAGTCCAACGAGCTTTCAGTGTCGATTCGTCTATCGAATCGTTAGGAAGGCCTCCAATGGATGAAAGGGAATTTAGAAGTTTCCTAGACAGTGAAGGAAGGGTAGTCAACCATCGAGATCTTCACATGGCTGTATATAGAGGAGGACTAGAATCATCATTAAGACCTGAAGTTTGGCCACACTTGTTGAATGTGTATCCTCATGGTCTCACAACAGAAGAGAGAAATGTATACATGAATTCAAAATGTGAGCAATACTACAACTTGAGATTTCGCTGGCAGCATCTTATGCAAGCTG GAACTATTCCAGAAGTTCTACAAGACATTACAACCATGGTACGAAAAGATGTTAGAAGGACTgacagaaatgaaaaattttactctgGATCTGATGACAACGACAATGTCAAAGCACTTTTTAACATTCTTACAACATATGCCGTTAACCACCCTAATGTTTCTTATTGCCAAGGCATGAGTGATTTGCTCTCCCCAATATTATACATCATGCAAAAGGAATCGGTTGCTTATGTCTGCTTCTGTGCCCTTATGAAGAGAACGCATACAAACTTCAGGTTGGATGGCCGAtccatgaaaattaaatttcgccACCTGCAAAAGATGCTTAGGTTTTATGACCAAGAACTgtatttgtttctaaaagaCCAAGAGGCTCTGGATCTCCTGTTCTGCTATCGCTGGCTGCTCTTAGAATTAAAACGTGAATTTCCATACAATGATATGTTGAACATGATGGAAATCGTTTGGGCTTCCTTACCACCAAGACCGCCTCATAATGAACTGGATATATATGATGTTAAATTTCCAACAGCTGCCATTTGTAGCACTATACAAGATAAAATGAATTGCGAAGAATATGTAAAGTTAGACGAAGATTACTTCGCGTTATCTAAGAACTCTTACTCACAATCCTTTTTTAGCAACACTattgataaaaaagtaaaaaaatgggAACGCCGCGTCAGGCGGGAATCCATGGCCAGAAGCAAAGAAAGCGATGGTTCGAGTGAAGAGGAAATTCGGATACCCGTGCACTACAGAAAAAGAAAGTATCGCTCCTACATCGTCGGTAAACTTAACAGAGTAAACTTAACAGATGTGAAGAATTCAGAGTTTTCTATCAAATCTTGCAAAATTCCGGCCCGGAAAAACTCTATTATTCCAGGAATCTGCCAAAGCTGGACTTGTGGCGAATTTGAGGAAAACAGAGAAGTGACCGAAGCTCTGTGTGATGCCAGGGAATTTTTAAGGGTCCAGTGGTGCTACTCGAATACcattaatgaaatacaattgAATAACTGGTTGAAcggaaagaattttgaaattacacaGTGTGCCATTAACAACAAAGGTACTGATACTATCATAAACGATGCTAAGACGCGTCAGAGACACGGCAGCAATGATTCCAATTATGGCACTATTTCTGACGACTTGTCCGATACTGAAGATATCTCAGAAAAGGGTTCACCACCCCTTCCACGTAGGACTCCAAGCGATGGATACCAATCTGATGAAGAATGCAAGGAAATCATTCTAGCTGATGACGAAGATGATGAGTATGATGATTATGAGGATTACTCTGATGAAGATGATGACAACGATTTCTTGGACTCGATGGCTGGAAAGCAATACTTGGAGGTACAGACGTACTTTGACCGAAAAAGAGATATGTTACCACCTCCTCATGAATTGGGAGATGGCAACCCATATTTGCTGTTTCTTTGTCTCTCCATGATACAGTCCCATAGAGAagagattttaaagaaaaattttgattttaatgaacTGGGTATATATTTCGACAAGCTTGTTAGGAAGCACAGATTATCGAAAGTAGTCAGCAAATCACAGAAAATGTTCAGAGATTATTTAAGTATGGGTTGGGATGTTGAAGACAAGGGTGTTCGCAGTTGTGAACCTGATAAAAAACCTGTTGTACCCTGA
- the LOC107440734 gene encoding TBC1 domain family member 25 isoform X2, translating to MSDILDLHLRHFVKVKAKRIKSQFVQDGTNCEQLTLDTQTITYTSLGNLLSRIFNIKGEFTVSFKKDKVYIPLTSDWDLDGAISEASKPYLSLAIELQPIDKNLEEWDIICPADIPAMGQDANRCCEDRKSLAGSILSQMETAFNRVQRAFSVDSSIESLGRPPMDEREFRSFLDSEGRVVNHRDLHMAVYRGGLESSLRPEVWPHLLNVYPHGLTTEERNVYMNSKCEQYYNLRFRWQHLMQAGTIPEVLQDITTMVRKDVRRTDRNEKFYSGSDDNDNVKALFNILTTYAVNHPNVSYCQGMSDLLSPILYIMQKESVAYVCFCALMKRTHTNFRLDGRSMKIKFRHLQKMLRFYDQELYLFLKDQEALDLLFCYRWLLLELKREFPYNDMLNMMEIVWASLPPRPPHNELDIYDVKFPTAAICSTIQDKMNCEEYVKLDEDYFALSKNSYSQSFFSNTIDKKVKKWERRVRRESMARSKESDGSSEEEIRIPVHYRKRKYRSYIVGKLNRVNLTDVKNSEFSIKSCKIPARKNSIIPGICQSWTCGEFEENREVTEALCDAREFLRVQWCYSNTINEIQLNNWLNGKNFEITQCAINNKGTDTIINDAKTRQRHGSNDSNYGTISDDLSDTEDISEKGSPPLPRRTPSDGYQSDEECKEIILADDEDDEYDDYEDYSDEDDDNDFLDSMAGKQYLEVQTYFDRKRDMLPPPHELGDGNPYLLFLCLSMIQSHREEILKKNFDFNELGIYFDKLVRKHRLSKVVSKSQKMFRDYLSMGWDVEDKGVRSCEPDKKPVVP from the exons ATGTCTGATATTTTGGATCTTCACTTAAGGCATTTTGTAAAGGTTAAAGCCAAGAGAATAAaa tctCAATTTGTGCAGGACGGAACTAACTGTGAACAACTGACCCTTGATACACAAACTATCACTTACACTAGTTTGGGAAATTTATTATCTCGAATCTTCAACATTAAAGG GGAGTTCACGGTCAGTTTCAAAAAGGACAAGGTATACATTCCTCTGACATCTGACTGGGATTTGGATGGAGCAATTTCTGAAGCCTCAAAGCCTTATTTATCTTTAGCAATAGAACTGCAACCCATAGATAAAA ATTTAGAGGAGTGGGACATCATTTGTCCGGCAGATATTCCAGCAATGGGACAGGATGCGAACCGGTGTTGCGAGGATAGGAAGAGTCTTGCAGGATCCATTCTTAGTCAG ATGGAAACTGCCTTCAACCGAGTCCAACGAGCTTTCAGTGTCGATTCGTCTATCGAATCGTTAGGAAGGCCTCCAATGGATGAAAGGGAATTTAGAAGTTTCCTAGACAGTGAAGGAAGGGTAGTCAACCATCGAGATCTTCACATGGCTGTATATAGAGGAGGACTAGAATCATCATTAAGACCTGAAGTTTGGCCACACTTGTTGAATGTGTATCCTCATGGTCTCACAACAGAAGAGAGAAATGTATACATGAATTCAAAATGTGAGCAATACTACAACTTGAGATTTCGCTGGCAGCATCTTATGCAAGCTG GAACTATTCCAGAAGTTCTACAAGACATTACAACCATGGTACGAAAAGATGTTAGAAGGACTgacagaaatgaaaaattttactctgGATCTGATGACAACGACAATGTCAAAGCACTTTTTAACATTCTTACAACATATGCCGTTAACCACCCTAATGTTTCTTATTGCCAAGGCATGAGTGATTTGCTCTCCCCAATATTATACATCATGCAAAAGGAATCGGTTGCTTATGTCTGCTTCTGTGCCCTTATGAAGAGAACGCATACAAACTTCAGGTTGGATGGCCGAtccatgaaaattaaatttcgccACCTGCAAAAGATGCTTAGGTTTTATGACCAAGAACTgtatttgtttctaaaagaCCAAGAGGCTCTGGATCTCCTGTTCTGCTATCGCTGGCTGCTCTTAGAATTAAAACGTGAATTTCCATACAATGATATGTTGAACATGATGGAAATCGTTTGGGCTTCCTTACCACCAAGACCGCCTCATAATGAACTGGATATATATGATGTTAAATTTCCAACAGCTGCCATTTGTAGCACTATACAAGATAAAATGAATTGCGAAGAATATGTAAAGTTAGACGAAGATTACTTCGCGTTATCTAAGAACTCTTACTCACAATCCTTTTTTAGCAACACTattgataaaaaagtaaaaaaatgggAACGCCGCGTCAGGCGGGAATCCATGGCCAGAAGCAAAGAAAGCGATGGTTCGAGTGAAGAGGAAATTCGGATACCCGTGCACTACAGAAAAAGAAAGTATCGCTCCTACATCGTCGGTAAACTTAACAGAGTAAACTTAACAGATGTGAAGAATTCAGAGTTTTCTATCAAATCTTGCAAAATTCCGGCCCGGAAAAACTCTATTATTCCAGGAATCTGCCAAAGCTGGACTTGTGGCGAATTTGAGGAAAACAGAGAAGTGACCGAAGCTCTGTGTGATGCCAGGGAATTTTTAAGGGTCCAGTGGTGCTACTCGAATACcattaatgaaatacaattgAATAACTGGTTGAAcggaaagaattttgaaattacacaGTGTGCCATTAACAACAAAGGTACTGATACTATCATAAACGATGCTAAGACGCGTCAGAGACACGGCAGCAATGATTCCAATTATGGCACTATTTCTGACGACTTGTCCGATACTGAAGATATCTCAGAAAAGGGTTCACCACCCCTTCCACGTAGGACTCCAAGCGATGGATACCAATCTGATGAAGAATGCAAGGAAATCATTCTAGCTGATGACGAAGATGATGAGTATGATGATTATGAGGATTACTCTGATGAAGATGATGACAACGATTTCTTGGACTCGATGGCTGGAAAGCAATACTTGGAGGTACAGACGTACTTTGACCGAAAAAGAGATATGTTACCACCTCCTCATGAATTGGGAGATGGCAACCCATATTTGCTGTTTCTTTGTCTCTCCATGATACAGTCCCATAGAGAagagattttaaagaaaaattttgattttaatgaacTGGGTATATATTTCGACAAGCTTGTTAGGAAGCACAGATTATCGAAAGTAGTCAGCAAATCACAGAAAATGTTCAGAGATTATTTAAGTATGGGTTGGGATGTTGAAGACAAGGGTGTTCGCAGTTGTGAACCTGATAAAAAACCTGTTGTACCCTGA